In Pseudomonas poae, a single genomic region encodes these proteins:
- a CDS encoding MarC family protein, with protein sequence MLHVLFSVYLKMLVLYSPFFVLSCFISLTRGYSNKERRRLAWKVALATLVSSVLLYLFGRVIFSVFGITVDAFRIGAGSVLFISALGMAQGKSAVQSDNVQQDVTIVPLTIPLTVGPGTIGALLVMGVSQPHWDDKLTAILSIALASFTVGVVLYLSNRIERILGDQGLQIVSRLMGLFVCALAAQIIFTGVRGYLVP encoded by the coding sequence ATGCTCCACGTGTTATTCAGCGTCTACCTGAAAATGCTGGTGCTCTACAGCCCGTTCTTCGTGCTGTCCTGCTTTATCAGCCTCACCCGTGGCTACTCCAACAAAGAGCGGCGGCGGTTGGCCTGGAAGGTGGCATTGGCAACGCTGGTATCGAGCGTATTGCTCTACCTGTTTGGGCGGGTGATTTTCAGTGTGTTCGGCATCACGGTGGATGCCTTCCGCATCGGCGCCGGCAGCGTGCTGTTCATTTCCGCCCTGGGCATGGCCCAGGGCAAGTCGGCGGTGCAGTCCGACAACGTGCAGCAGGATGTGACCATCGTGCCGCTGACCATCCCCCTCACCGTTGGCCCCGGCACCATCGGTGCGCTATTGGTAATGGGCGTAAGCCAGCCACACTGGGATGACAAGCTTACTGCCATCCTCAGCATCGCCCTGGCCAGCTTTACGGTTGGCGTAGTGTTGTACTTGTCCAACCGTATCGAACGCATTCTCGGTGACCAGGGCTTGCAGATTGTCAGCCGCTTGATGGGCCTGTTCGTGTGCGCCCTCGCCGCGCAAATCATCTTCACCGGGGTGCGCGGCTACCTGGTCCCTTAG
- a CDS encoding precorrin-2 C(20)-methyltransferase — translation MQARGRLIGLGVGPGDPELITLKALRLLRESPVVAYFVAKGKKGNAFGIIEDHLVPQQTLMPLVYPVTTEVLPAPMSYEQVISDFYDAASVDVAAHLDAGRDVAVICEGDPFFYGSYMYLHDRLAERYEAQVIPGVCSMLGGASVLGAPLVYRNQSLSVLSGVLPHVDLKRRLADADAAVIMKLGRNFPKVRQVLEELGLAERALYVERATMANQKIVPLDQVDPSSSPYFSLIIVPGERWQG, via the coding sequence ATGCAGGCTCGCGGACGTTTGATTGGCCTGGGCGTAGGCCCCGGCGACCCGGAACTGATCACCCTCAAGGCCCTGCGCCTGCTGCGTGAGTCGCCGGTAGTGGCGTACTTCGTGGCCAAGGGCAAGAAGGGCAACGCGTTCGGCATCATCGAAGACCACCTGGTACCACAACAGACCTTGATGCCGCTGGTGTACCCGGTGACCACCGAGGTGTTGCCGGCGCCGATGTCCTACGAGCAAGTGATCAGCGACTTCTACGACGCTGCCAGCGTCGATGTTGCAGCGCACCTCGATGCAGGCCGCGATGTGGCGGTGATCTGCGAAGGTGACCCGTTCTTCTACGGCTCCTACATGTACCTGCATGACCGTCTTGCCGAGCGCTATGAAGCCCAAGTGATTCCCGGTGTGTGCTCGATGCTCGGCGGTGCCTCGGTGCTGGGCGCGCCGTTGGTGTATCGCAACCAGAGCTTGTCGGTGCTCTCGGGCGTGTTGCCCCATGTTGATCTCAAGCGTCGCCTGGCGGATGCCGATGCGGCAGTGATCATGAAGCTGGGTCGCAACTTCCCGAAGGTGCGCCAGGTACTTGAAGAACTTGGCCTGGCCGAACGCGCGCTGTATGTGGAGCGCGCGACCATGGCCAACCAGAAAATCGTGCCGCTGGATCAGGTCGATCCTTCGTCGTCGCCGTACTTCTCGCTGATCATCGTGCCAGGTGAACGGTGGCAAGGTTGA
- a CDS encoding cobalt-precorrin-6A reductase, which produces MKRILLLGGVTEALAIARTLGPEHIYSLAGVGRVPTDLTCQVRVGGYGGAEGLAQFVRDEGIGLILDATHPYAAQISRNAAEAAQLSGVPCWALRRPAWQPQAGDDWREVSDWTSLIEALKPFKRPLFTLGREPLQHLDEIPPEQFWTLRALDVYPGNARCEVIGARGPFLIEDERALFARRGIDVLISKNSGSTATEPKLEVARELGVPVLVLKRPVLAAVDQEFASVPALLKAITTL; this is translated from the coding sequence ATGAAACGCATCCTGCTGCTGGGCGGCGTGACCGAAGCCTTGGCCATCGCCCGCACCTTGGGCCCGGAACATATCTACAGCCTGGCTGGCGTTGGGCGAGTGCCGACTGACCTGACTTGCCAGGTGCGGGTGGGTGGTTATGGCGGGGCTGAGGGCCTGGCGCAGTTTGTTCGGGATGAAGGGATTGGCCTGATTCTCGACGCGACCCATCCGTATGCCGCGCAGATCAGTCGCAATGCGGCCGAAGCTGCGCAGTTGAGCGGCGTGCCGTGTTGGGCATTGCGCCGACCGGCGTGGCAACCGCAGGCGGGAGATGATTGGCGCGAGGTCAGCGATTGGACCTCGTTGATTGAAGCGCTCAAACCCTTCAAGCGTCCACTGTTCACGTTGGGGCGTGAGCCGTTGCAGCACCTGGATGAAATCCCACCAGAGCAATTCTGGACGCTGCGCGCGCTGGATGTGTATCCGGGGAATGCGCGGTGCGAAGTGATTGGCGCGCGGGGACCGTTCTTGATTGAAGATGAACGTGCGTTGTTTGCAAGGCGTGGCATTGATGTGTTGATCAGCAAGAACAGCGGCAGCACCGCGACGGAACCGAAGCTGGAAGTGGCGCGGGAGCTTGGTGTGCCAGTGTTGGTGTTGAAGCGGCCGGTGTTGGCAGCGGTGGATCAAGAGTTCGCCAGCGTGCCTGCGTTACTCAAGGCAATCACCACTCTCTAA
- a CDS encoding DUF2946 domain-containing protein, translating to MARQRFAIVWIACFAVLFNAFAMPMASAMQQSQDPVQQLLWGSFCSSNGASLKTIALGKLEIPAPQQDDHSAMQHCWCCSGSAPLVALPGHVPQLYVTRFEALQNLSPPSLQNPTPRQQWPSLNPRASPTV from the coding sequence ATGGCCCGTCAACGCTTTGCAATCGTCTGGATCGCCTGCTTTGCAGTGCTGTTCAACGCCTTTGCCATGCCGATGGCCAGTGCGATGCAACAGTCCCAGGACCCGGTGCAGCAATTGCTGTGGGGCAGTTTCTGCTCCTCCAATGGCGCCAGCCTGAAGACGATTGCCCTGGGCAAGCTGGAGATTCCGGCGCCGCAGCAGGACGACCATTCGGCCATGCAACATTGCTGGTGTTGCTCCGGCTCTGCGCCGTTGGTGGCGTTGCCGGGGCATGTGCCGCAGTTGTATGTCACACGGTTCGAAGCCCTGCAGAACTTGTCGCCCCCCTCACTACAAAACCCTACACCGCGCCAGCAATGGCCAAGCCTCAACCCCCGCGCCTCTCCAACGGTCTGA
- a CDS encoding DUF2946 domain-containing protein: MGAPRARFSPPARLRRGSWISLFAMLMIFIGPLISQAMPMDHHAGMSMDMPMEHCEPHTPKAPDEHHALWSKCGYCDLLYSCPALPGGISTFTLSSPPPANALTPATRLGHARQSIFPGARSRAPPIIA; encoded by the coding sequence ATGGGCGCCCCTCGCGCCAGGTTCTCTCCACCCGCCCGCTTAAGACGCGGCAGTTGGATCAGCCTGTTCGCCATGCTGATGATCTTTATCGGTCCGCTGATTTCCCAAGCGATGCCGATGGACCATCACGCCGGTATGTCGATGGACATGCCGATGGAGCACTGCGAACCGCATACCCCAAAAGCGCCTGACGAACACCACGCGCTCTGGTCCAAGTGCGGCTATTGCGACCTGCTCTACAGTTGCCCTGCCCTGCCTGGCGGCATTTCAACGTTCACCCTGAGCAGCCCACCGCCGGCCAACGCCCTCACCCCCGCCACACGCCTGGGCCATGCCCGGCAGAGCATCTTCCCCGGCGCCCGCAGCCGCGCGCCGCCCATCATCGCGTAA
- a CDS encoding PepSY domain-containing protein, producing the protein MAWRWHFYAGLFVAPFMVLLALTGIIYLFKPQLDPLMYGELLTVPAAEHSLTADELLQRAQAAYPHGAISKYLPPATVTSSAQFVMHNEGREVTVFVDPYRGTVLGAQDAKYNLQAIARALHGELMIGTVGDRLVELAAGWGVMLVVSGVYLWWPRGKSSAGVLWPRFNTRGRVFWRDLHAVTGFWGAALLLVMLLSGMTWTGFWGKQYAELWNKFPAAMWNNVPQSDQQARVLNTASQQTVPWAMENTPMPMSGDHAEHMNHGAMHAGPAAPNVRLQQVVDLASARNVEPGYSITFPTTATGVFTIAVFADDPRNDATLHVDQYTGKVLADVRWEHYNLVARATETGVMLHEGKMFGVVNQIIVLLICLMILLSAVSGVVIWWKRRPQGGLGVPPLRHDLPKWKTAMVIMLGLAIIFPLVGASLIAVWALDRLILSRFFRQHESASGSA; encoded by the coding sequence CTGGCCTGGCGCTGGCACTTCTACGCCGGTCTCTTCGTCGCCCCTTTCATGGTGCTGCTGGCCCTGACCGGCATCATCTACCTGTTCAAACCACAACTCGATCCGCTGATGTACGGCGAGCTGCTCACCGTCCCGGCAGCCGAACACTCACTCACCGCCGACGAACTATTGCAACGCGCCCAGGCCGCTTACCCCCATGGCGCGATCAGTAAATACCTGCCACCGGCCACCGTCACCAGCAGTGCGCAATTCGTGATGCATAACGAAGGCCGTGAAGTGACGGTCTTCGTCGACCCGTATCGCGGCACCGTGCTCGGCGCGCAAGACGCCAAGTACAACCTGCAAGCCATCGCCCGCGCGCTGCACGGTGAACTGATGATCGGCACCGTGGGCGACCGACTGGTAGAACTCGCCGCCGGTTGGGGCGTGATGCTGGTGGTGTCCGGCGTGTACCTGTGGTGGCCGCGCGGCAAGTCATCGGCGGGAGTGTTGTGGCCACGCTTCAACACACGCGGCCGGGTGTTCTGGCGCGACCTGCATGCCGTCACCGGTTTCTGGGGCGCGGCACTGTTGCTGGTGATGCTGCTCAGCGGCATGACCTGGACCGGCTTCTGGGGCAAGCAGTACGCCGAGTTGTGGAATAAATTCCCAGCCGCCATGTGGAACAACGTGCCGCAGTCTGACCAACAGGCGCGCGTGCTCAACACGGCGAGCCAACAGACCGTGCCGTGGGCCATGGAAAACACGCCCATGCCGATGTCCGGCGACCATGCCGAGCACATGAACCACGGCGCCATGCATGCCGGCCCCGCAGCGCCCAACGTGCGCCTGCAACAGGTGGTGGACCTGGCCAGCGCACGCAACGTCGAACCCGGCTACAGCATCACCTTCCCCACCACCGCCACCGGCGTGTTCACCATCGCGGTATTCGCCGACGACCCGCGCAATGACGCCACCCTGCATGTGGACCAGTACACCGGCAAGGTCCTCGCCGATGTACGTTGGGAGCACTACAACCTCGTGGCGCGGGCCACCGAGACCGGCGTGATGCTGCACGAAGGCAAGATGTTCGGCGTGGTGAACCAGATTATCGTGCTGCTGATTTGCCTGATGATTTTGCTCAGCGCCGTCAGCGGCGTGGTGATCTGGTGGAAGCGCCGCCCCCAAGGCGGGCTTGGTGTACCGCCGTTGCGCCATGACCTGCCGAAGTGGAAAACCGCCATGGTGATCATGCTCGGCCTGGCGATCATTTTCCCTCTGGTGGGCGCGTCGCTGATCGCGGTGTGGGCGTTGGATCGCCTGATCCTATCGCGTTTTTTCCGCCAACATGAATCTGCCTCAGGTTCGGCATGA
- a CDS encoding ABC transporter ATP-binding protein → MTSLTLSDLNWSPVEHCHHQFHLRDASLQVGAGEFVGLIGPNGSGKTSLLRCAYRFTKPEKGDVLLDHQNVWKQSAKWCAQRIAVVLQEFPDAFGLRVDEVVAMGRTPHKGLFDSDTLHDQQLIQQALAAVGMQGFEDHAFATLSGGEKQRVILARALAQQPQLLILDEPTNHLDPRYQLELLRLVKRLNIGTLASIHDLNLAAAFCDRLYVINHGRIVASGSPHDVLTAELLRDVFGVEALIDTHPLSGYPRITWITQP, encoded by the coding sequence ATGACCTCACTCACCCTAAGCGACCTCAACTGGTCCCCCGTGGAGCACTGCCATCACCAGTTCCACCTGCGTGACGCCAGCCTGCAGGTCGGTGCGGGGGAGTTCGTCGGGCTGATCGGGCCCAACGGCAGCGGCAAGACCAGCCTGTTGCGCTGCGCCTATCGCTTCACCAAACCCGAAAAAGGCGACGTGCTGCTCGACCATCAGAACGTGTGGAAGCAAAGCGCCAAATGGTGCGCGCAACGCATCGCCGTGGTGCTGCAGGAGTTCCCCGATGCCTTCGGCCTGCGCGTGGATGAAGTCGTCGCCATGGGCCGTACGCCGCACAAGGGCTTGTTCGACAGCGACACCTTGCACGACCAGCAACTGATCCAGCAGGCGCTGGCGGCGGTGGGCATGCAGGGCTTCGAAGACCACGCCTTCGCCACCCTCTCCGGCGGTGAAAAACAACGCGTCATCCTCGCTCGCGCACTGGCCCAACAACCGCAATTGCTGATCCTCGACGAACCCACCAACCACCTCGACCCACGCTATCAGCTGGAGCTTTTAAGGCTGGTCAAACGCTTGAATATCGGCACCCTCGCCAGCATCCATGATCTCAACCTGGCCGCCGCCTTCTGTGATCGCCTGTACGTGATCAACCACGGGCGCATCGTCGCCAGCGGCTCGCCCCATGACGTGCTCACTGCCGAGCTGCTGCGCGATGTGTTCGGCGTCGAAGCTCTGATCGACACCCACCCCTTGTCCGGCTACCCCCGAATCACCTGGATAACCCAACCATGA
- a CDS encoding ABC transporter substrate-binding protein, giving the protein MILRALLPLTLLFGTSVAFAEATHYPVTVKSCNRNVTFQEAPKHAVSHDINMTQMMLALGLKPRMAGYSGVTGWKSVSPEMASTLDGLPELASKYPSPETLLNANVDFFFAGWDYGMRVGGDLTPATLQPLGINVYELTESCAFVMKRPAATLEDTYNDLRNLGKIFDVQDRANALIAQMQAQVAEVQKDLPADKPRVFLYDSGEDRAMTSGRLGMPQALIEAAGGHNILDDVDASWTRVNWETVVERNPQVIVIVDYSEITAEQKQAFLMNNPALQAVDAIKNQRFIVIPYVQATPGIDNVLAVETLAKGFHGE; this is encoded by the coding sequence ATGATCCTGCGCGCCCTGCTGCCCCTCACGTTGCTGTTCGGTACTTCCGTGGCCTTTGCCGAAGCGACTCATTACCCGGTCACTGTCAAAAGCTGCAACCGCAACGTGACCTTTCAGGAGGCGCCCAAGCACGCGGTCAGCCACGACATCAACATGACCCAAATGATGCTCGCCCTGGGCCTCAAGCCACGCATGGCCGGCTACAGCGGGGTCACGGGCTGGAAGTCGGTGTCCCCGGAAATGGCCAGCACCCTCGACGGCCTGCCGGAGCTGGCGAGCAAGTATCCCTCACCGGAAACCCTGCTCAACGCCAACGTGGATTTCTTCTTCGCCGGCTGGGACTACGGCATGCGCGTAGGCGGCGACCTCACGCCTGCCACCCTGCAACCCTTGGGCATCAACGTGTACGAGTTGACCGAGTCGTGTGCCTTCGTCATGAAGCGTCCGGCGGCAACCCTGGAAGACACCTATAACGACCTGCGCAACCTGGGCAAGATCTTCGACGTGCAAGACCGCGCCAATGCCCTGATCGCGCAGATGCAGGCGCAAGTCGCCGAGGTGCAAAAGGACCTGCCCGCCGACAAGCCACGAGTGTTCCTCTACGACAGCGGTGAAGACCGCGCGATGACATCCGGTCGGCTGGGCATGCCGCAAGCGCTGATCGAGGCAGCCGGCGGGCACAATATTCTCGATGACGTGGATGCCAGCTGGACCCGCGTCAACTGGGAGACGGTGGTGGAGCGCAATCCGCAGGTGATCGTGATTGTCGATTACAGCGAAATCACCGCTGAACAAAAACAGGCCTTCTTGATGAACAACCCGGCGCTGCAAGCCGTGGATGCCATCAAGAACCAACGCTTCATCGTGATCCCCTACGTGCAAGCCACGCCGGGCATCGACAACGTGTTGGCCGTCGAAACCCTGGCAAAGGGGTTCCACGGCGAATGA
- a CDS encoding iron ABC transporter permease, which translates to MITRRYALLLAALAAVLLVSCVISLGFGPARVPVDVVWRIVVYKAFGIGEVNWLAGQEHIVWLIRVPRMLLGALVGAGLALIGAVLQAVTRNPLADPHLLGVTSGATLGAVIVVLHVGEIVGLLTLPIAAFIGALMSMLVVLAVASRNGRLESDRLLLCGVAVSFVMMAAANLLLFMGDHRAASAVMFWMLGGLGLARWELLAIPSATVLLGLLVLVGMARPLNALMAGEQTAVTLGLNARNVRLKVFMVASLMTGVLVSISGSIGFVGLMVPHIARRLVGAEHRRLLPVCALLGSLFLVWVDVAARTLIAPEDLPIGVATAAIGGLFFIGLMRKP; encoded by the coding sequence ATGATCACCCGTCGCTATGCCTTGCTGCTGGCCGCCCTGGCTGCGGTGTTGCTGGTCTCTTGCGTCATCTCGCTGGGCTTCGGCCCTGCGCGGGTGCCGGTGGATGTGGTGTGGCGGATCGTGGTGTACAAGGCCTTTGGAATTGGCGAGGTGAACTGGCTGGCCGGGCAGGAACATATCGTCTGGCTTATTCGTGTGCCGCGCATGTTGCTCGGCGCGTTGGTGGGGGCCGGGCTGGCGCTGATCGGCGCGGTATTGCAGGCTGTCACGCGCAACCCGCTGGCGGATCCACACCTGCTCGGCGTCACGTCCGGCGCCACGTTGGGCGCGGTGATCGTGGTGCTGCATGTGGGTGAAATCGTCGGCCTGCTGACCTTGCCCATCGCCGCCTTTATTGGCGCCTTGATGAGCATGCTGGTAGTGCTGGCGGTGGCCAGTCGTAATGGTCGGCTGGAGAGTGATCGCCTGTTGCTGTGCGGCGTGGCGGTATCGTTCGTGATGATGGCGGCGGCCAATCTGTTGCTGTTCATGGGCGATCATCGCGCAGCGTCGGCGGTGATGTTCTGGATGCTCGGCGGCCTGGGGCTGGCACGCTGGGAACTGCTGGCAATTCCCAGCGCAACGGTGCTGCTGGGATTGCTCGTGCTGGTAGGCATGGCGCGCCCGCTGAACGCGCTGATGGCCGGTGAACAGACCGCCGTGACCCTCGGTCTCAACGCACGCAACGTGCGCTTGAAGGTGTTTATGGTGGCCTCGCTGATGACCGGAGTACTGGTGTCCATCAGCGGCTCCATCGGCTTTGTCGGTCTGATGGTGCCGCATATCGCCCGACGCCTTGTCGGTGCCGAACACCGCCGGTTATTGCCCGTGTGCGCGCTGCTCGGCAGCCTGTTTTTAGTGTGGGTGGATGTGGCTGCCCGCACCTTGATCGCCCCCGAAGACTTGCCGATTGGCGTGGCCACGGCGGCGATTGGCGGGTTGTTTTTTATCGGGCTGATGCGCAAGCCGTGA